GGCGGGCGCTGTTGGACGACGAGGAGGTCAGACAGGACTTCCTCGGCGGGTAGTCGGCCGTCTGCGCGTCTCTTTTCGCCGTCGTCGAACGAGGACACTCCGAAACGGCTTCCTTCGCCGAGCGAACCTACCAACTCGATGCGAGACGACCACCGTTCGATGCCGGAGCAACAGCAAGTGGCCGCGTTTCTCGACCGGTACGAGCTGCACGCCGACCCGGCGTACCAACTGCTCGACCTCACGTCGGAAGTCGGCGAACTCGCCGCGGACGCGACGAAATCCTCTCAGTGGGGCGCGTCGCCTGAGGACCTCGACGTCGAGAGCGACGAGTTCGGTGACGCGCTGTTCTCGCTTCTGACCGTCGCCGAGTCGCTCGACATCGACGCGGGCGACGCGCTGCGTGAGTCGCTCGAGAAGTATCAGCGCCGCATCGTCGACACTGGGAGCGCGTCGTCGGACGAATAAAATCGGAGTCGGGTACTGCCGTCGAGTTCAGTTGCCGAGCGCCGTCTCGATGACCGACGAGTACGAGGACTCGCCGATGTTGAACGACACCTGATTCGTGACCGTGCCGTCGAACTCGCTCTCGAACACTTCCGCGAAGCGCTCCGAGAGCTGCTGGCCGTAGTCGTTGTTGACGTACAGCGTCGCCGCGGAGCTGGCGTCGAGGCGCTCGGAGGCGACCTGCGCCATCACGCGACCCTGCAGGAAGTCCGAGGGTGCGGTCCGGAAGATGAAGTCGTTGTCGTCGAGGTTCGACACCGACAGCGCCGTACTCGACGGCGAACAGCCGACGACCTCGTTCGGAATGAACGCCTGCTGGGAGACGGGGACGTTGACGCCCGACGACGCCGACCCGCACACTGCGGGGACGCCCGCGCTGACGAGCGAGTTCGCCGCCGCGACGCCAGCGTCTGGCGAAGTCTGACTGTCTTCGACCTGCGCGTTGACCGTGAGGTCGACGTCCGCGTCGTTGACCTGCATCGCCGGAATCTGCGCTGCCTGAATCATCGGCTGTCCGACCGACGCGAGGTCACCCGTCTCCGGGAGGAGAATGCCGACCGACACTTCGCGCCCGAGACCGCCGGGAGCGCTGTCGGCCGAGGGTCCGGAACCTTCGGGGCTGTCGCCCTCGAACGCCTGCGTCTCCAGCGTTGGCGTCTCTGAAGAGCTCTGACCGGCGAACTCCCAGATGGCGTACGCCGCCGACGCCGGGTCACCCTTTTCGTTGAAGTTCGTCGCACTCGAAGCGCCTTGGTAGTTGATGTCGTCGCCGTTGGCCGCCGCTTCGACGGCTTCGACGAAGTTCTGCGGACCGAACTCCTCGCCGCCGGGGTTGGCGATGCGGCGGAGTTGGTCGCGAATCGCCGGACCGCTGTTCTCGCCGGCGGCGACGTTCGCGAGGATGAGAAGCGCTACGGAGTCGTACGACTGCGACGTGAAGACGCTAGGTGAGGCGTCGTACTCGTCTTGGAACAGTTGGTTGAACGCGTCCTGGTTCGGACCGCCCGCCGCGGGAGCGGTCCCGGTGACGTTCTCCATATCGTTGCCGACCTGTGCGGGCATGTCTCCGTCCTGCAACCCGTCGGGGACGAGAATCGACTCGCTCCCGTCGCTCGCGCTGTAGTAGTCGCGGAACAGCTGAATCCCGCTCTCGGGGTAGCCGATGACGATGAGCGAGTCGGGACCGCTTCCGCCGCCTCCGCCCCCACCGCCGTTGCTGCCGTTCCCACCGTTTCCGCCGTCTCCACCGTTTCCGCCGTCTTCGCCCGGTCCTTGTACACACCCGGCGAGACCGACCGCACCGGTCACACCGACTGCTTTCAGAAAGTTACGCCGTTGGATACCACGTGTCATGTTACCGGATGGGAATGGGTAGTTTATAAAGTTACGCCTTTCCAGCTGACAGGAATTACACGGTGCCACGACGCGGTCCCGTGGTTCTCAACGAAAGAGTGTGCGCCGCCCGGAGTCGTCTCACACCTCTCGGCAGTCAGAACAGACGAGTTGGCCGTTGACGTTCGAGAGCGTCCGCGCGAGCGACCCGCACACCTCGCAGATACTCTGCGAGGAGTACGTCTCCGAGTCGATGCCGCCGTTCGTCTCGGCGTTCGGGAGGTTCCCGCCGGGGTCGCCGAACTCGCTTCCGTCGGCGGACGCTCCCTCCTGGCTGTCCGCTCGCAGTTCCTCTTGGGTCAGCGTCGCTGCCATCAGGATGTCCCGTTCCGTGAGCAACCCGACGAGTTCGCCGTCGTCGACCACGAGCGCCCACGGCGTCGCCTCCGACCGCATCCGGTCTTCGGCGACGACGAGCGCCATCTCCGACTCCACTATCGGTTCGGGGTCGGTCATCACCGCGGAGACTGGCGTCTCGTCCTCGTCGTCCAGTACGACGCCGAGCGCCGCGCGCGAGGAGACGACACCGACCGGTTCGTTTCCGCGAAGGACGACGATGCAGTCGGCGCCCTCCTCGAACATCAGCTCCGCGGCGGCCCGCACCGGGTCCGACTCGCTCACCCCGACGAACTCGCGCTCCATGGCATCGCGTACCGTGACATCCGTGTTCATACTAGAAAGATGGCCGGAATCGGGCTAAAATCTACCCCCAGTAGAGTTAATCCGTCCCGCGTGCTACGTCTTTAGTCCGGCAGTCTCGGCTTCCGTGCTCGCTGTCACCCTGTATCCCGACATCCTCTCTTGCCGTCCAGTCGGCAGTTTGGAGAGTCGAAACGTATCAACTGAGTCGAAACGAGCGTCGGAAGCAGTAAGTTCAAATCGCTCGGCGAACGCCTACCAGTAATGACCATCCCCTCGTTCGTCATCGGCATCGCGGGCGGCACGGGGGCGGGAAAGACGACCGTCTCGCGGCTCATCACCGAGGGCGTCGGCGAGTCGGTGACGCGAATCCCGCTCGACAACTACTACGAGGACCTCAGCCACCTCGACTTCGAGGAACGAACGGAGGTCAACTACGACCACCCCTCGGCGTTCGAGTGGGAGTTGCTCCGCGAGCAGCTGTCGACGCTCACCGAGGGCCAGTCCGTCGAGATGCCGCAGTACGACTTCGAGGCGCACAACCGAAAGGACGAGCGCGTGACGGTCGAACCGACCGACGTCATCATCCTCGAAGGGATTCTCTCGCTGTACGACGAGGAGGTAAACGAGATGATGGACCTGCGTCTGTACGTCGAGACGGACGCCGACGTGCGGATTCTCCGGCGCATCGAACGCGACGTTGTCGAGCGCGGACGGGAGCTGGAGGGCGTCATCGGCCAGTATCTCTCGACGGTCAAGCCGATGCACGAGCAGTTCATCGAACCGACGAAGAAGCACGCCGACCTCATCATCCCCGAGGGGGCAAACAGCGTCGCTGTCAACCTGTTAGAGGAGAAAGTGCGCGCCGAGGTCGCCGGCGACGTAGCGCGCGGCTGGGAACGGGAGTCATTCGACCGCGAGGTGTCCGACACGGTGACGCTTAGCGAACCCGAACCCTGAGGCGGAGAGACCGTTACGACCGCGTTCGCGTGAACTGGTCCGCGCCTTCGTAGAACCAGTAGCCGTTGTCTCGCATCGCTCGTCCGACCGCCTTGTGGAAGTCGACGAAGTCCGAGAACTCCTCCTGGTCGACGTGCTCGAAGATGTCGCGCAGTGCGACGACGCGCTCGGAGTCGAGGCGAATCGGGTCGTCGCCGTATTCGGCGACGAACTCGTCGCGGTTCAGCGGGAAGTCCTCGTCCTCGTCGACCTTCTTGGCGATGACGGCGTGGCCGTACTTCCGGCGTCCTTCGCTGCCCTGCTCTCCGTCGGGGTCGTGTGGCCAATCCATATCGGGCAGTTGGATAGCACTCGCAAAACCGTTACGCCTCGCGCGTCGGTCCGGCCTCGGCCCTCACTGCGAGAGTTCAGGTCCCGTGGCGGGCCGCGTTACGCCAAACCGTTCGGTCACCCCATGTGTGAGTACTCGCTGAGCGCGACGAAGTTCTCTGAATGGCAGGCTGCGCAGTGGTTCGGCGGGTCGTAGCGACGGTTCTCGCCGGAACCAACGACATTCCCGGCGTAGATGAGATGGCAGTCTTGGCAGACGAACTCGGACGGTCGTTCTGGTACGTGCGACATACGTTAACTTATCTGAACAGGGATTTGTAACTTCGCCACACTGCCGGCGAGACTCGCGTTAGGGTGACGTTCTCGATCGGCGAGCAGAGTGTTTACTCGCCGTGGTGTTCGCGCGATAATGCAGTGGGATTGGGATTCGAACCTGCCGAGACGGTCGCTCCCTTTGGTCGCGCTGCGACTCGTCTGCTCGAATCCCCGTTGACGCCGATTTACGCGCTCACGCGGTGGCGAGTAGACGAGCTACTCGCCGTAGTGATCGCGCGAAAATCCAGTGGGACTGGGATTCGAATCACGTCCGGACGGTCCCGCTCGTTCGCTTCGCTCACGTCGCGGGCTGCGACCGTTCTCCTTCGAATCCAGTTGTCTCCGAATCAGACACTCGCGGAAGAGGCAAGCGGATACACCGCTCGCCGTGTGCTCGCGTCAGAATGCGGTGGGACTGGGATTCGAACCCAGGAGGCCGAAGGCCACCTGCTTTCAAGGCAGGCGCAATAGTCCACTCTGCCATCCCACCCAAGCGGTGTGCGTTCGACCCGGCGCTGACACGCGGTTTCGCGGCTTCGAACCACGAATCCACTGGCGACCGCTTGGACCACCGAGGCCCGACCGAATAACACCGACCGTCGCGAAATCGCCACCAGCGGGGTCTGTAACCCTCTTTACGCCCGCAAGAGTTGAAAGTATCGTTCTCACTCCCACCCCCGACAGGGGAACGTCTCAGACGAGGCTGAGTTCGGAGTCCATCAGTCGTTTCAGCTGAGAACGATGCTCGATATCGCCGAGTGCCACGGTGCGAGCCTCCTGGTCGTAGATGATGAGGCCGTCATCGACCAGTTTTGGGAGGTGACAGTGGTGGAGCGCGATTTGTATCCGTTCGATTCGTTCCTCGGCTCTGTTCAGACTTTCGTCCGAGACGGTTTCGGTGATCTCAGCCGCTAATTCGGCTAGGTTCCGAGCAGTGTCTACTTCGTCCAGGATTTTGAGCGTGTGCCATCGAAGTGGATGAGTAAGAACTTCGAACGCGTTTGTCGTGGGTGTGCTGGCAGGTAGTTGCATCGACACCGTTTAGCCGACGCAATAGCAAAGAGATTTCGTTAATCTCAATCCTTTGATTGCGAAAATCGAAACTCAGTTTGTTTCGATAATCGAATCGCATTACCGAACTCTAGCGGCGGACGATGTCCGGATCCGGATCTGCTCTTAGCGACAATACAGCTAGTCCCCGGAACTCTTCGTCGATCCCAGTGGAGCGTTAGCCGTCAGTTCGACGGTACCGTCAGCGGCGATACGTACGGTAACGCCTGCATAGAGGAACTGAACGTGCCCTCGACTCATGGATTCGATAATCGTCTCCAGCGCGTTTGGGTCGATACTGTGGTACAGGGGCGGTAGCTCGTCCGGTTCAGTAGCGGAATCGTCTGCGACCAGTCTCACGATCTGCTGGGATATCGAGTGAGAACGATCCATCGTAAAGTGGAAGAAACGCTTCGGTACTATAAATCTCATCTAATAACGCTACGTTTACGCCGCCTACACCCGTTATTCGCTTCGATAATCTAAATCATCTTGACGGGAGGAGACACCGACGTCGTACTCGCTAGGGTGTTCATCCTCTACGTCGCTACTGATGTTTTCCGTACCGAAGTGATTGAACGGACGGAAGTAGTGGTGACGGATCAGATCCTCGCTCTCGATATCCATTCCCATCTCGTCGAGTTTCGTCGCGACGCGTGTGACGTCGTCGTGGTGGGGTGCAACAACCTTGATTTCGATGTTGTTGCGACCGGTCATCACTTCGTGAACCTCGACGACCCCCTCTATCTGGAGCGCTTCCCGCGCCAACGCCTCACGTTCGACGATTCTGGTAGAGCACATGAAGCGAATCTGGAGTTGATACCCCGCTGCCTCGTAGTTGATCAGCGGGGCGTATCCCTGGATGACGCCCTCTTCTTCGAGCTTTTCGATGCGGTTCCGAATCGTTCCATCGGAGACGCCGACCCTCTCGGCGAGGTCTACTGCGGTCGTGTGGCGAGCGTCACGCTGGAGCAGTTGAAGAATAGCGCGGTCGACCCGATCGAGTGAGACGTCGTCCGTGGCAGGAGGCATAGGGAGATGTTCGTCCTCGACTCACTTCGTTGAAGTGGCCGAAATGGCTGTATTTCGCGCGCCACCTGCTGGAGAGTCGGGACGTCCAATCCGGACGACCAGACGGGGAGGAGAAGCCGAAAATCGAACGTTTTCGGAACGAACCGGAGATACCGAACGCTGCACGCGTCCTACTCGAAGACAATCGTCCACTCGGCCATCCCATCGGCGTCGTACTTCCGGCGGTCAGGGCACGTATCGTCGGCTTTCACACGCGGACGACCTGCTTCGCTCCGTCCTCGACGGCGACCCGGAGACCAAGTTCCGCGACGAACTCGGCGGTGTGCTTCGGGACGATGCGCCCCGCCTCGCGGCGGGCGTGCAGCATCGGTAATACCGTCAGGAGGTCGGCTCCCGTCTCGACGGTCGGTTGCATCGGAACGAAATCCACGTCGAGACCCGCATCGCGGCCGTGGGCGGCGAGCGTCTCGATTTCGGGGTCGGCGAACGCCTCGATGAAGTCGATCGGCTCTGCGAACGCCGCGTAGTAACAGCGACCGTCGGCGGAGGGACCGAGCACGACGGGCGAAGCGCGGAGTTTCATCGCGGCCGAGTCGACGAGCGTCCGCGTGAGAAATGGCGCGTTCCCGCGAACGACGGCGACGGACTGCTCACCCTCGGTGTCGAGGAGGTGCGTGACTGTGTTGCCCGCGCGGGCGTCGAACGTCGAGCCGACCTGTTTCTCGACGCGCACGTCCGAGAGGTCGCCGAGGGCGTCGGCGGCGACAGCGCGAACCGCCGCCGCGGCGGGTTCGTCGGTGACGAACTCGTCGGGGAGATGCTCGTCGGGGCGGTAGTTGACGAGCAGTTCGCCGCCCGAGCGCACGGCCGCGAGGAACGCGTCTTTCAGCATCGCGGTGTAGAGGTCGGTGACCTCCGATTGGGTGAGCGGACTCGTCTCGGCGAGCTTCGGGAGCACGAGGCCCGGTCGCGGCGGGTCGGCGAAAACGGCGACGACGGTCATACAGGTCTCTCGTGGCGGCGAGTTCTTGAACCCGGTGGTGTCGCGACGGCGAGCGGCCGCGTTCGACGAGGAAAGCGAAAGGAGGAGGGTCCGTCGTGGTCCCGTGCGCCCGCCCGACCGACGAACTGGTATCGGCCGACTCGGATGCCGGTCGACGAACGGTTACCGCTGCTGTGGCAGTTCGTACACGTCGACTTCGCCGGTGCTGAACACGACGACTTCGTACTCTCCGTACGTGAAGCCGACGTACCGCATCGGGGTCGCCTCCGGTGTGGAGTTGCTCGACAGCACCGCCTCCGCGAAGCCGAGGTCGATGACGTTGCCGATCGGCGGTTGCAGTTGGAGGGGTTGAGTGTCCATCGCCGCCGCGAGCGCCTTCGCGACGGCAAGTGTCAACGAGTCCGGGTCGTCGGGGTCGTACGTCGCACTCGCGACTTCGGTACGACGTGCTGAGACGAACTCGTCCACCGACGCGCTCGCATCTGAGGAACTCGAATCGGCGGAATGCTCGGTAGTCGACCCTCGACTCGAATCATCCGCTGGATCTCCCTTGGAGTTGCCCGGTCCATCCATGTCCGTCAGTTCTGGCGGGATACCGATTTAAATGCCTTATGGATTATTTCCCAGAATGTTTGCTACAATTTTACTAGTGAATGTTGTTCTCTAAAACGACACACTTCGTTCGTTGATACTGATATCAGAGTATCAAAATAGATGAGTGACCGGGGAGAAATACTCTTTGCCGTCAACGTCGATGCGTGAGGTATGGACGCCGTCAAACATCTCACGCGACTCGTCGTCGCCGTTGGCGGACTCGCGGCCCTCGGTGCGCTGCTCACATTTTTCGCTGTCGGGCTGTCGGCGGCGACAGTCGTCACTTCGGCGCTGCTCGCCCTCCTCGTCGCGGCGACGGTGCGGTTTGCGATACAGCGGACGGCGAGGACGGAGACGCCCTACTGGTGACCGGCGGCGGAGACGGCTGCACAGCCGTAGATTACCGCCCGCGGCGACCCTTCGTCTGTCGGTAATCGCGGCCGAAGACGTTCTCGACGACGTGTTCGACGAACGCCTCGGTCTGTTCGTCGGTCTGTCTGTCGAGTTCGACCATCGGCACGAGTTCGAAGCCGCGGCCGCGAATCGTCGTCGCGTGTTCGGCGTCCACGTCGAAACTGTCGACGCGCCGGGTGGTGTAGTCGAACGCCAGTGCTTCGAGCGCCCGCTGACCGACGGGGACGATGATTTCGGGGTTTATCATCCGAATCTCGGCGTTGAGATACGGCTCGCAGGTGTCGATTTCCTCGTCGTTCGGCCCGCGATCGGGGTGGCGACAGCGCGTGAGATTCGTCAGAAAGACGTTCTGGAGGTCCGGTTCGGTCGTTTCGGGCGACGACCGCGAGAAGCCGAGTTCGCCGAGAACGTACTGGAGTCGCTCGCCCGCGGCGTCGCCGACGAACGGAACCCCCGCCTCGTCGGCCCCGGCGCTCGGCATCTCCCCGACGAAGACGAACTCCGCGCCCACGTCGCCGTAGCCGTGGACGAGATGCTCGCGCGTCTCGCAGAGCGCTGGACAGTTCGTGCAGTGTTCGTCCATGCTGAAGGGGTTCTCCAGCGTATGCTGGTGGGCGTCCACGGCGGGGGGTTGGGGAAGGGAAGATAAAACGGTGCGGGAGGGAGCGGTGTCGGTTCCGAACTAAGTCGCTCACCGCCGCAATCCGCCCTGCTCCTTGATGTTCATGATGTGGCGAACGTTCAGGTAGATTTCCTCGGGCGAGGTGTCGCCGTCGGGGTCGTAGAGGTCGCTCACGCGGTAGAGAATCGCCGAGAGTTGCTTGCTCTCGGAACTGTCCCCGTAGACGTCCTCGGCGACCTCGCGGAGCACTCGAACCCGCTCGTCGTCCGGCCGAAAATCGGCGTCGGAGTCGGGGGCCATCTGCCAGTCCGGTTCGTCCTCACTCTCTTCGCCCGTGCCATCGGGTTCGACGGATTCTTCGCTCATCTCTGCGAGCGGAGCTTCATCCGATTGACGACGCCGACGTTGTTGGCGACGTTCTCGGTCAGCACGCGGAACGCGTCGGCCGTCTCGCCCTCGTCCTCCAGCACGATGGGTTCACCGCCGTCGCCGCCGGTCCGAACGTCGGGATCGAGCGGAATCCCGCCGAGGTACGGGAGATCGGTCTCCTCGGCGAGCGCCTTTCCGCCGCCGGAGCCGAAGATGTCGTGGCTACTGCCGCAGTCGGGGCAGACGAAACTCGACATGTTCTCGACGACGCCGAGGACGTTCGTGTCGTGGGTGCCGAACATCCGCAGTCCCTTGCGGGCGTCGTCGAGCGCCACGTCCTGCGGCGTCGTTACGATGACCGCGCCCGTCAGCGGCAGCGTCTGCAGAATCGTCAGTTGGGTGTCGCCGGTTCCTGGAGGTAAGTCGAGCACGAGATAGTCGAGTTCGCCCCACTCTACGTCCTCGACCAGTTGGGTCAGAATCTTGTGGACCATCGGGCCGCGCCAGATGACGGGGTCGTCCTCGCCGACGAGAAACGCCATCGACATCAGCTTCATCCCGTACTTCACGGGCGGGATGATGGTCTCCTCCGCCGTCGCCTGCGGGTGGTCGTCGGCGGCGACCATCCGCGGGACGTTCGGCCCGTACACGTCGGCGTCGAACAGGCCAACGCGCGCGCCAAGTTGCGACAGCCCGGCCGCGAGGTTGACGGCGACGGTCGATTTGCCGACACCGCCCTTGCCGGAGGCGACGGCGATGACGTTCTTCACGCCGGGGAGCACCTGCTCGCTCTGCGAGAGCGACGACGGCATCTTCGCCGAGAGGTCGACGTCGACGCCCGCGTCCAAGAGCACCTCGCGGACGCGACTCGCAATCTGCGTTTCGTGCGGCGCGTAGGGCGCACCGAGCGCGAGTGACACGCGGGCGACGCCGTCGTCGACCTCGACGGCGTTGACCAGACCGAGCGAGACGATGTCCTCGCCGAGGTCCGGGTCCTCGACCTCGCGCAGGAGGTCTCGTACGTCAGCTTCGTTCATGCCCTCATGGTGGGTCCGTGGCTCGAATAAGGGTTATGTAAGCGGTGAGGCGAAGGTGGCCCCAAACCCTCGCCATCGCATACAACTATTACCCGCTCCGCGTGAGCGTACACCATGCGATTCGCACTCACGGTCGCGCAGCGAGCAGTTAGAGACGACGCGCGGGAGTTCGCGGAGTCGACCATCGTTCCACGCGCGGACGAACTTGACCGGGACGAAGCGTCCCCCGAAACGATTCTTGGGGACCTCGCCGACCGCGGGTACACCGGACTGACGGTCCCCGAAGAGTACGGCGGCCGCGGCGAGGGGATGGTCGAACTCGCGCTCGTCACCGAGGAACTGTCGGCGGGACTCATGGCCGTCGCGAGCGCGGTCGCGCTCCACCTCGGCGTCGCCGAAATCGTCGAACGGTTCGGAACCGACGCGCAGAAGGAGCGCTTCCTGCCGGCGATGGCCGGCTACGACCGCGTCGGCGCGCTCGGCCTCAGCGAGGAGAACGCCGGCAGCGACAAGCGAGGGATCGAGACGACTGCGACGCGGGAGGGCGACGAATGGGTGCTGAACGGTCACAAGCGCTGGGTGACGAACTTCCACGACGCCGACGAGGTGCTCACCTACGCGAAGACGGGACCCGAGGAGGACGCCCCGCGGAACGTCACCGCCTTCCTCGTCCCCGCCGACGAGTTCGAGGTCGACACCGACTGGGAGACGCTGGGCGCGCGGAGCGTGAAGTCGCCGAAGGTGACTCTCTCGGGCGTCCGCGTCCCGGACGAGCGACGAATCGGCGAGGTGGACGAGGCGCTCGTCCAGCGCGGGAGCGCGAAGACCGGGGTCAACGTCCCCGCGCGCGCCGTGGGCCTCGCCCGCGCCGCGCTCGAAGACACCGTCGCGTACACGAGTCAGCGCGAGCAGTACGGCGGACGAATCAACAACTATCAGGGTGTCCGGTGGCGGGTCGGCGAGATGGCCCGGTGCGTCGACACCGCGCGACTGCTCACGCTCCGCGCGGCCGACAACGCCGACCGCGGCCGCGACGCGAGCCGCGAGTTCGGGATGGCGAAGGTGTACGCTACGGAGGCCGCCGTCGACGTGACGAACGACGCGCTCCAACTCCACGGCGGTATCGGTTACACGACCGAGCAGCGGGTCGAGCGCTACCTGCGCGACGCCCGCCTCCTGACTATCGCCGGCGGACCGAACGAGGGCCACCGCGACACCGTCGCCGACGCGGTTTACGAGCGCGGCGCGTGACGCGGAGACCGTCCGAGAAGCGTCGGATCGTCGCCCGTCGACGGCGACCGTCGAGCGCGCTCGGCGGACCGCTTGCAACCGAATCTGTTTACATCTTCCCCGATTGTTCCCGCTCATTTAAGCATGTACACACGAAGATCACGACATATGCTCACGGACGACTTCGGCAGGGACGTCACCGGCGTCCGCATCTCGCTCACGGACCGGTGTAACTTCGACTGCGTCTACTGCCACAACGAGGGATTGGGCGACACGCGGGGACCGATGGACCCGCAGGACGACGAGATGAGCGCCGACGACGTGGTGCGCTTCCTCGAAGTCGTCGAGGAGTTCGGCGTCGGGAAGGTGAAGTTCACCGGCGGCGAACCGATGCTCCGCGAGGACCTCGAGGAGATAATCGAGCGAACGCCCGACTCGATCGAGACGTCGCTGACGACCAACGGGACGTTCCTCCCCGGCCGCGCGGAAGACCTGAAGGCGGCGGGGCTCGAACGGGTGAACGTCTCCCAAGACGCGCTGGACCCGGAGGCGTTCGCCGAAATCACGAAATCCGGCGCGTACGACCGCGTGATGGAGGGGGTTCGGGCCGCCCTCGACGCCGGACTCGACCCGGTGAAGCTGAACATGGTCGTCTTCGAACACACCGCGGGCTACGTCGAGGGGATGGTCGACCACGTCGCCGAGAACGACGGCCTCCAACTGCAACTCATCGAGTACATGCCCGAACTGACGGGTAAACCCGAGTGGAGCATCGACATCCAGCGCGTCCACGACTGGCTCGCGGACATCGCCGACCGAGTCGAACACCGCGAGATGCACGATAGAAAGCGCTACTGGGTGAACGGGGGGATGGTCGAAATCGTCGACCCCGTCGGCAACGAGACCTTCTGCGCGAACTGCCACCGCGTGCGCGTCACCCACGAGGGGTACCTGAAGGGCTGTCTCAACCGCAACGACGACCTGCGGCCGATGGGCGACATGACGAAGCCCGAGATTCGCGAGGCGTTCCGCGAGGTCGTCGAAAATCGGGTTCCGTACTACGGCGAGTACCTCGTCCGCGACGAGAGCGACGAGTGGGTACTCAACGAGAAGTACCTACCCGCGTAGGGGTGGGTTCTCACCGCTTCGCCGCGTTTCATCACCGACTCGTCGCGTCTTCGTCATGGTCGTCCGACCGCCGCGTCTCACCGGCGGTCCGTACACCGACGAGTACGAAAGTGACTACCTGAAACTCGGTCCGCGTAGTTCAGTGTCGCGCGCCGACGTGGCGGCGTTCATGCTCGACTATGTGGAGACAGACCAGTGGTTCGGCGAGATGCCGATGGTGAGTCACTGACTCTCGACGAGCGTCTGGAGCGATTCCTCGGGGAGCGCGCCCTGCGCGGTCCGGCCCTGGTAGACGAACGACGGAATCCCGGTGACGTTCTCGCGGTCGGACTCCGAGAGCGCCTCGTCGAGACGCTGTTCGTACCTCGACTCGGTGAGCACCGACCGAACCGACGCCGGGTCGATCCCGGCCGCCCCGGCGATGTCGACGAGCGTCTCCTCGTCGCCGATATCCTCGCCGTCGCGCCACAGCGCCGAAAAGAGCCAGCTGTGGACGGTGGCGAAGCGGTCCGGATGTTCGTCTTGCACGTACAGCGCGAGTTGCTGGGCTTTTCGCGAGTCGACGCTGCGATACGTCGTCGACGAGAGGTTCATCTCGACGCCGTAGCGACCCGCCAACTCCTCGACGGTCGACCACGGAGCGCCGAGCGACTCCTCGACGTCTATCTCCCGGCGTATCGCCCCGCGGGCGTCGCGTAG
This genomic stretch from Haloprofundus salilacus harbors:
- a CDS encoding MazG nucleotide pyrophosphohydrolase domain-containing protein, whose product is MPEQQQVAAFLDRYELHADPAYQLLDLTSEVGELAADATKSSQWGASPEDLDVESDEFGDALFSLLTVAESLDIDAGDALRESLEKYQRRIVDTGSASSDE
- a CDS encoding ABC transporter substrate-binding protein — protein: MTRGIQRRNFLKAVGVTGAVGLAGCVQGPGEDGGNGGDGGNGGNGSNGGGGGGGGSGPDSLIVIGYPESGIQLFRDYYSASDGSESILVPDGLQDGDMPAQVGNDMENVTGTAPAAGGPNQDAFNQLFQDEYDASPSVFTSQSYDSVALLILANVAAGENSGPAIRDQLRRIANPGGEEFGPQNFVEAVEAAANGDDINYQGASSATNFNEKGDPASAAYAIWEFAGQSSSETPTLETQAFEGDSPEGSGPSADSAPGGLGREVSVGILLPETGDLASVGQPMIQAAQIPAMQVNDADVDLTVNAQVEDSQTSPDAGVAAANSLVSAGVPAVCGSASSGVNVPVSQQAFIPNEVVGCSPSSTALSVSNLDDNDFIFRTAPSDFLQGRVMAQVASERLDASSAATLYVNNDYGQQLSERFAEVFESEFDGTVTNQVSFNIGESSYSSVIETALGN
- a CDS encoding CBS domain-containing protein, which codes for MNTDVTVRDAMEREFVGVSESDPVRAAAELMFEEGADCIVVLRGNEPVGVVSSRAALGVVLDDEDETPVSAVMTDPEPIVESEMALVVAEDRMRSEATPWALVVDDGELVGLLTERDILMAATLTQEELRADSQEGASADGSEFGDPGGNLPNAETNGGIDSETYSSQSICEVCGSLARTLSNVNGQLVCSDCREV
- the udk gene encoding uridine kinase, which encodes MTIPSFVIGIAGGTGAGKTTVSRLITEGVGESVTRIPLDNYYEDLSHLDFEERTEVNYDHPSAFEWELLREQLSTLTEGQSVEMPQYDFEAHNRKDERVTVEPTDVIILEGILSLYDEEVNEMMDLRLYVETDADVRILRRIERDVVERGRELEGVIGQYLSTVKPMHEQFIEPTKKHADLIIPEGANSVAVNLLEEKVRAEVAGDVARGWERESFDREVSDTVTLSEPEP
- a CDS encoding DUF5785 family protein, which translates into the protein MDWPHDPDGEQGSEGRRKYGHAVIAKKVDEDEDFPLNRDEFVAEYGDDPIRLDSERVVALRDIFEHVDQEEFSDFVDFHKAVGRAMRDNGYWFYEGADQFTRTRS
- a CDS encoding DUF7344 domain-containing protein, which encodes MQLPASTPTTNAFEVLTHPLRWHTLKILDEVDTARNLAELAAEITETVSDESLNRAEERIERIQIALHHCHLPKLVDDGLIIYDQEARTVALGDIEHRSQLKRLMDSELSLV
- a CDS encoding HalOD1 output domain-containing protein, with product MRFIVPKRFFHFTMDRSHSISQQIVRLVADDSATEPDELPPLYHSIDPNALETIIESMSRGHVQFLYAGVTVRIAADGTVELTANAPLGSTKSSGD
- a CDS encoding Lrp/AsnC family transcriptional regulator, encoding MPPATDDVSLDRVDRAILQLLQRDARHTTAVDLAERVGVSDGTIRNRIEKLEEEGVIQGYAPLINYEAAGYQLQIRFMCSTRIVEREALAREALQIEGVVEVHEVMTGRNNIEIKVVAPHHDDVTRVATKLDEMGMDIESEDLIRHHYFRPFNHFGTENISSDVEDEHPSEYDVGVSSRQDDLDYRSE
- a CDS encoding DUF2064 domain-containing protein → MTVVAVFADPPRPGLVLPKLAETSPLTQSEVTDLYTAMLKDAFLAAVRSGGELLVNYRPDEHLPDEFVTDEPAAAAVRAVAADALGDLSDVRVEKQVGSTFDARAGNTVTHLLDTEGEQSVAVVRGNAPFLTRTLVDSAAMKLRASPVVLGPSADGRCYYAAFAEPIDFIEAFADPEIETLAAHGRDAGLDVDFVPMQPTVETGADLLTVLPMLHARREAGRIVPKHTAEFVAELGLRVAVEDGAKQVVRV
- a CDS encoding HalOD1 output domain-containing protein, with the translated sequence MDEFVSARRTEVASATYDPDDPDSLTLAVAKALAAAMDTQPLQLQPPIGNVIDLGFAEAVLSSNSTPEATPMRYVGFTYGEYEVVVFSTGEVDVYELPQQR
- a CDS encoding uracil-DNA glycosylase yields the protein MDAHQHTLENPFSMDEHCTNCPALCETREHLVHGYGDVGAEFVFVGEMPSAGADEAGVPFVGDAAGERLQYVLGELGFSRSSPETTEPDLQNVFLTNLTRCRHPDRGPNDEEIDTCEPYLNAEIRMINPEIIVPVGQRALEALAFDYTTRRVDSFDVDAEHATTIRGRGFELVPMVELDRQTDEQTEAFVEHVVENVFGRDYRQTKGRRGR